The following nucleotide sequence is from Oryzias latipes chromosome 20, ASM223467v1.
cacaaacacacgcacacacattttgcaaggaaggtgggacctaggaccgtctgtcccctaccccatccctggtggggggtactgggcccttggcaacggcggctgtgtcccctgggtgccggtttcctgggcccggcagtgcCTTCTCCGCGTGGGGagagggttcacattacacctgagccgggggtgtccgtatccctgtggggtgggttctggtccttgcccctgagcgctgggcccggCAAAATTTcaaactgtggccgagcctggtcaggccatgtttaaaacaccccccggggtgctcccctcctgggtgggggcggctggcccctgccttgctccttcttggaccaaccgtgggccgggtgggtggctgcctggagtgcggaacgggtctcccttggggggtcctggctcgtacctggggttggggcagggggatgcctagagctcctgggtggtggtgggtgcTCGTCTGGAGCTGTGGGTgccccttctcgggtggggccctaaGTTGGGCCCTcacggcgcggcgggggggctgctctcctggttgggctggggcggcgctctctttccctccgtgcctccctgctctcttgcTCTgagggcctcgcggcggtcctgctggccctggcctgggtggcggatgtggtcgcccggggggcggttgttctctgcctgctgccgtgtggcgttggggggttctggctgccgctgctgcttcggcaggggtcttggtgtggggatggctgggcactctccgtccttcttttcacattccaccatccattttagaagaacataagcactcacctgagcacaggtgttagctcacctttgcactaatagtttgcatgattgaatgaatgaaatatttcaaactagttggtttgaaggcataagtatgtgtgtgtgaacactgtgttttgtgtacatgttgacatgtggacatttttgcagctagcaggtgtgttgataacatttgagtgtgtgtgtggacaggccccgccctgtgagatttgtactacatttgaaccttatcgtaatgataaacatccagtaaacttgttgctttatgctgcttcatggtcttaccccccccccccccctcctattatcaccctcctatcccctcctctctctaacatccctctctctttttccctcctttcctttccgtccggtccaacaccaaagattttcaaacatgattgaaattaataaagtttggcctcaattacaaaaggggtttattcagacatacctctggtttgtctgaagattaataacccctcttgttaaagtaaaatatgtccaacacaagaggccgtcagctctcatctgtctgcccagctgttggacaagacaagttaaaaaatttaataaaaaataggtTACATGCTTTTGCACAAAATGTTAATAAAGTAGATATCAGCAACCATTAGCCTTTAATCCTTACCTTTTTACTGACATTTTAtcttgtaaaacaaacaaaaacaaaaaaacttgttaCAGGATTTCTAAAGTTGACATAAACAGATAGTGGTTTTCAGATTCCTCCCAGTCATCAGATGTTTGTgtctgtgaacacatttttcactTTGATCGGACATTTACCTCATCTgattacaaacacacaaaaggatGTGCAGAAGGTAGAATGGAGACAAATTATTCTTGAAATCAGTTTTTCTTACCTGTGCGCCATtgcttttgaatatttattctgACGTGCAGCACGTGGTGTTGCCAggcatgaaaagtgctttataaataaagattaaattaaCTGGatgattgaatttttttattgtttttttgacagacgagttccttttttaaacttcagttataatttattattacatCTATTTCTCAGATGTTTATTTAGcttgaattttttaataaatattttgtgattGTCTCAGACAttagattttaaaatcatttttgtatttgGTTCATTTGTGTCGTAAATGTTACATTAAAGTCAGTGCTTGGAGGTCTAAGAACCTTTACTTTCTAACACCTCTAAGAGgacaaatcaatttaaaaaatgtaattgatctttttttactaTCAGAATCTAATGTGTGAGGTGTAAACAATCCCAGCAATATAGCAGAATTGGGTTTAAAACGTTTTTGtagcaaacattaaaaaacattgaaaaaaagatgtaaactGTCTATTTTTCGTCCTTTTTGCAGGAAATCATGGCCTCCCTGAACACTGTTTCCAGCGCCAACACCAAGTTCTCTCTGGACTTGTTCAAACAGCTGAGTAACGaagacaaaatggcaaacgtgTTCTACTCTCCGTTCAGCATCTCTTCCGCTCTAGCCATGGTGATGCTGGGAGCCAGAGGAACCACAGCCTCACAGATGACTGAGGTATCACGCActgcccccccccatccccccctATTTTTTGCTTCCATTAGCTCACATTTTGGTTTCCAAACACCTTGGTGATGCATTTACTTATATTACATGCCTCTGCAGCTTACCTGGGCGTCAAAGTTTCCCAATGCCGTGTCAACTGTGAGTGGAGTGCTAGCATTCACTCGCTCAGCATTTTTTATGATGCGTATTGCAAAACAGGGTGAGCCATAAAAAGCTGCTTACACTGACATATTCTGTGTATGTTATCAGTTATGTGTAGCAGACCTGGCTGCAGCCCGACTTCCCCATAAGCCGTTTCAAAGTTGACTCATCGAATGCCTCCAGATCGGCAGTCCTATTTATTTAAACTATTAACCCTGATTTTAGGGAAAAGAACAGAACCCATTTGGCAGAGTTGTCTCCTTTGTGCTTTGTTAAAGCAGTACTTATGGAGGATTTATGGGTGATTTTTCAATCTAAAGGTCctcaacaaatgacatttgTTTCCGTTGGTGGTTAAGCTAATGGCAGCCATAAAACAGGAGTTTCTAAGAACGGCTGTTGAGATCAAAGTTGACCTGAGAGCATTCAGGATTTGATCCAATGTTTTCAACAGCTTCGACTGTTTGGAAGAGATTTGTGCCACGCCCACAATCCTCTCTGATTCTGTAAGAAACGcccttacatttaaaataaattaataaaaagaaagaaatattgaaataaattgTAATGGGGATTTGCAAACTGATTGATAATATTCATcgttcattttcttaaccgtttattccctttcggggtcacggggttgacggagcctatcccggccacttgggcgtaggcaagggatgccctggactggtcgccagtctgttgcagggtagaatatcctcaattacacattcatttactctcacactcacacctatggacaatttagagttgccaatcaacccatgtttttggacagtagGAGGAAGCCGgggatcccggagaaaacccacgcatacacggggagaacatgcaaactccacacagaaaggtcccccattgatgttctgtttttcatgtcccccagccgagacttgaaccgggggccttcttgctgtgaggcaagagcgctaaccactgcgccaccgcaATAATTGTCGATAAATGCTGAATTGATAAACTGCTGCTCAGCAGAAGCCTTGGCAGGGAGGGGTTTTCTGAGAGAACTTTAAAAATCTGGATCTGCATCCATGAACAGCAGAGGTGCTACAACGTTTGCACttgtttttccaaatatttGCTCTAATAATCTTAGGAtccagtttctgtttttgtggttttgtgtccAAATAAAAAGGTTCCACTCTCATTTTAGGCTCCACCTTTTTGCCTTCTGTGCAATCAACTAATGTTTAATCTAGTATAGcattttagaatagaatagaatgcctttattgtcactgtgcACATGTACAATTTGCATCATAGGCGTaaacaatgaaatgaaaaaagccACTCACTATTCAGTGCTGACATGCatagaaaataatttcacagaaataataaaataatttcacaaaacTGAAGAATACAATATACCAAGTACCAAAAATTTTACAAAGGTGCAAAATGTGCAATAGAAAATAGAAATTATAAATtagtttaattaaatgtttgcatTAAAATATTGGGTATCTTTCTTCTTTTGGGGTCTTGTAGAAATAtagttttatagttttatagatttttgttgttgacatttttgtgtaaatgtcTGACTGTGTGCGTCTGATCAAAGTTTCCCACAGTCTCTCTGCTTCAACCAGGTAAACTACTTCAGTAaagcaggttttttgttttgctttttcctgTATGTCAGGTTATAAATAGAAACTTTGTCTATAAACTGACCTCACTACCAGCTGCATCAATGACGGCTCACCcattcctcctcatcatcactgCTTTGTTATCCTGCAGGGTGCCGGTATAATGGAAAAAGCCTTTCTCAGGCTgaatggctaaaaaaaacagaaataatgaagGGAAAGTTCCAAAGTTGGTTTTAGTTTGATACTTTTAACCCCtcgatgcctgaatttatttcaccttttttttctttcaaattgaTTCTACATTAAGgttatataagtaaaaaaattggtttgatgcatatttgcatcatagacattaaatagattttaaaataaaatacacacaacctGATTCTTGGagcaaagaaaggaagaaatgtTTAATTCAGGTGGCTGTAAACTGCACCCCCCAGGTTCTCTGCTTCTCAAAGGCagggaagcagcagcagcaacggcagcagcagcagcagcagcaggctaAAGGAGCGCAGCAGATGatgcagatgcagcagcaggGCAAGGCCAGTCTGCCAGCTCAAGTGAAGGTGGCAGAAACTGAACGCTAACGGGGGcgcaaaaatgaaacaaaacatctgCAGTCTGCCATTTTTTAGTCTGCACATGAGATTTGACCTCCTTGATCCCTGTCGCGTCAAGTTGAAATAATTTTCAGCAAACTGTTTAGTTTTCTGAAAATGGCTTCATAGCCATTTCCACTAACCAGCTTTAAGCGCCATGAATTTTCCAACAATTTCTTTATGAATTAGCACTTTCCCATTTTCCCACAACATAGCTAGCAGAGGTTAAAGCGATTTACGACCAGCCTTAAGACGCATCCTGGAAATCCTGACAGGAGTTTAAGACCCATTGAGACAATTGAATGCTTTATAAGGCCTTATATTAGTAAAATTATATCTAAGATatattaggatttttttaaatagcgttATCTGTGGCGTCCACCTGTAAGTCACACAGGATTTCACAAACCACAGGAATGTGTTGCTCACACTTTCTGACCTTTTGACACTTGATGAAACCTGCAGGGAACTCtctcaaactttcttttttaaattctgtccaCACAGCATTTTAGTTCTGCAAcacaatgatgtcatttaaaaagataaactcttttttttttatatacgtGCTAACAGCGTGGTGGAGGGACAGCCTGTGGGTCAGCTTCTGTAAAAGTTGACCACACAGGTTTGGTTTATGGAtttctttttcctgcttttatatgatgtatgtttttgtgttaagtGTTTTATatgatttgtaaaaacaaacacctcAAGTTTCATGAATTGTCTTcccatttttgaccaaatgaattactaacattttttttcttccttgtttAAAGATTTCTGGACTAAAATCTAACCTGCAGAGAAAGTCCATCAGAACAGATTTTCTCACATCTGTGGTTTATTTATCTCCACAGAGCCTGAAACTCCGGGATTCCCAGGATCAGGTCCATGCTAGCTTTGCTGAGCTGCTGGGCCAGCTCAACAAGCCTAAGGCCAGTTACGCTCTGAGTGTAGCTAACAGGCTTTTTGGAGAGCAGACCTACCAGTTCGTCGAGGTGTGTGAGACAAACTGGCTTTTTTGTAAACAGTAGAagcagaggagaaaatgtgaTGAATGAAAACCTTGTCTTGTCATCCATCCCATTTAATCCTTTACGAGGTCACAGCGTTACTGATAGAAATTTTCTTTCAAAGAATGCAAAGCTACAAAATAAAGCGCAAAGGCTTTTATTGTTTAGGAGTTCCTGGGAAACAGCAGGAAGCACTACAAAGCAGAGCTGGAGAAGGTGAACTTCATGCAGGGTTCTGAAGCTGCCAGGCTCAACATCAACACCTGGGTGGAGAAACAGACACAAGGTGGTCTACAAACCTAAAAACATCTGAACAAACACACTTCACTCAACTCCAAAGTCCATTTAGTTTCATAAATGATCCTCATTTGAAGTGATCTGCAGTGTAATCTGATTAGATCTGATACAGATCTAACCGTGTCTTTGCcttaacttgttttgtttttcaggtaaAATCAGAGACATCCTCGCCGAGGGTTCCTTGAACAACCTGACCAGACTTGTGCTGGTCAATGCCATCTATTTCAAAGGCAACTGGAACAAGAAGTTTGATGCGCAGAATACTCGTGACGCTGACTTCCGACTGAACAAGGTAACTCTGCAGCTGACAGGAGACCAACGAGGAGCTGAGTGGATGAGAAAACTACGGAGCCCTGGATGtgacattcaaaaaataaataagcaaataaaaatgtttccctCAAATTAATCATTTATGCCCACAAACAAGTATTTGTTGGTCACAAATGAGCAATTTACCAGCATCTTGAGCGCACAAGTTTGTGCACAAATTATCATCCTTTCCACTCAAAGTAGTATTATGTGGacataaaaaaagcaggaaaactgCAATACAAAACCCAGATTCTTAGGGTTTGAGGTTTTAAGTAGCTATCTtggtaaaaacaattttaaaaacattatttatattACACATATTCTGAGTTTTGTTTGGTTAAAGCTTGTACTGACCAACCTTTAGCTTTGTTTGCTCTATTATCAAATTCTTTCTTATAGTCAACCAGTTGTCTGCATAAATTGATTTAATAGAGCAGTGTGGACAGAACTGAAGGTAATATTGAAATAAATCTGAGTTCCATCTCTTTTTAAATCTTAGGAGAATGTATAGGTGCAAAAGAGTAATGATAACAAAATTAGTGAAAATGGAAAAGACcgtaagaacattttttttaaaacacatattTACCCAAACTAGACCAGAGGAAAGGTTTTATGTCTGGCTTTATAAATAGGACGATCATTCACAGGTGAACAATGTATTATGAAAATAGTctttagtttaaataaagaacCTAACAAAGACACTGTTTTTAACGCTACAATTCATTTGAATACAGATGTCTCCTATTAACATTCAGTGGGTAAATTGTGAGAATGTTGGACTCTGAgtaaaaaagttatttcctATTGAAGAAAAGACCCAGTATGTGACAGAATGTATGGAACTTTTATGATCTGATTCTTAGCCCAAGTCTCTAATTTACAGTAACACTTAACATTATCATATTTTCTTAGATCATATCCTGTTTGTTTTATCCTCCACATTTAGCCACTACTTTCATTTCAGAAACCTTTGacttcttttttattgaaaggTGGTGTGGGTCCAAACCCCTTAATCGGGCCTGTTTTCATTGTGTTTCCCTCTTTTGCTTTCAGAATGCTAAAAAGACAGTAAAAATGATGTACCGGACATCCAAGTTTCCTCTGACCTACATCCCTGAAATCAACTGCCAGGTAACCCTGTCATGTAGAATCTTATAGTTTTTCAGTCAGAAGGACGTATTACATCGACTCAAACTGTTTAAATTATTAGAgaccttcctttttttcttttcttctgcccTTTGTGTGTCATATActacagagttttagggccacggtgaggaaaaaaattctggccaacgtgtcgagttttttctcgtcacaaagtttcgagaaaaaactcgtttCGAGATAAGAggcgaaataaagtttcgagattaaagttgcaatgttgcgcgagagagattttatctcgtaaatttaggagataaaaactcgtaaatttatgagaaaaaatctcttaaatttatgagattaaagtggaagtgagcatccagagcagcaggtgaacgccgcgcagcagcagatcagaccgactaaactttgttgaacaggtcagctaaatgtttattgataacgttccaaatgtctggaagctcatttgtttgatttacaatttattaaagttttttttattgatggttggtttgcagcccgatgaagccatcgggtgtccctgcagctgttcgcttgaatcttttcttcctccaccaaagacaagatctctgtttgtgtgatgcttccgtctgaggagccctttttgcctttttcgacattctaatgctaatataaaagactattttcactcatctttgttttttaatgatgaagcgggacgcttcatctgcaggagggggcgtaggtaactgtttacttccgcattggtgttcggatgacaggttcatgacataAGGTGACAGAGGAACTTCAggttgtgtgaatgaaaaggaaaataaaggctgcagcagtcctctacacccaaacgtatctctgagctccttattttacatataaaactccgctttactgacactgaacctcggaaagccggctccagtgaaaataatctgattttgactcaccaaaaggttcagaatctctttgttttaaacctataataatccggaaataaagcttcacaaaaggctccacata
It contains:
- the LOC101155254 gene encoding leukocyte elastase inhibitor-like isoform X1, with product MMERLSAEKRVLFLVSFFVCLVLVVYGNYHYQYRNIVYTDDDYDVFNDAAKFIINEEIMASLNTVSSANTKFSLDLFKQLSNEDKMANVFYSPFSISSALAMVMLGARGTTASQMTEVLCFSKAGKQQQQRQQQQQQQAKGAQQMMQMQQQGKASLPAQVKSLKLRDSQDQVHASFAELLGQLNKPKASYALSVANRLFGEQTYQFVEEFLGNSRKHYKAELEKVNFMQGSEAARLNINTWVEKQTQGKIRDILAEGSLNNLTRLVLVNAIYFKGNWNKKFDAQNTRDADFRLNKNAKKTVKMMYRTSKFPLTYIPEINCQILEMPYKDKELSMLVFLPTDIEDSTTGLEKLEKALTYENFMEWTRPDMMNEVEVRVGFPRFKMEQKYDMKKVLVSMGMADAFDMSKCDFSGMSPANDLVLSEVFHKAFVEVNEEGTEAAAATAFIKYGFMLNFSTDVFIADHPFLFFIRHNRSMSILFAGRYCSPQ
- the LOC101155254 gene encoding leukocyte elastase inhibitor-like isoform X3: MASLNTVSSANTKFSLDLFKQLSNEDKMANVFYSPFSISSALAMVMLGARGTTASQMTEVLCFSKAGKQQQQRQQQQQQQAKGAQQMMQMQQQGKASLPAQVKSLKLRDSQDQVHASFAELLGQLNKPKASYALSVANRLFGEQTYQFVEEFLGNSRKHYKAELEKVNFMQGSEAARLNINTWVEKQTQGKIRDILAEGSLNNLTRLVLVNAIYFKGNWNKKFDAQNTRDADFRLNKNAKKTVKMMYRTSKFPLTYIPEINCQILEMPYKDKELSMLVFLPTDIEDSTTGLEKLEKALTYENFMEWTRPDMMNEVEVRVGFPRFKMEQKYDMKKVLVSMGMADAFDMSKCDFSGMSPANDLVLSEVFHKAFVEVNEEGTEAAAATAFIKYGFMLNFSTDVFIADHPFLFFIRHNRSMSILFAGRYCSPQ